The following are encoded together in the Lathyrus oleraceus cultivar Zhongwan6 chromosome 3, CAAS_Psat_ZW6_1.0, whole genome shotgun sequence genome:
- the LOC127130050 gene encoding protein SMALL AUXIN UP-REGULATED RNA 54 gives MKCKFLRGCVNKWKKMRNEFLATPCNYWFRLSSSIPKDVPKGHLVVYVGENCKRFVIKVVLLNHPLFKALLEQAREEYDFIADSKLCIPFAAIIKEGEARIKEQLRDCANTPPQDGGVVNDTNLGEKKLMTRSREWFR, from the exons ATGAAGTGCAAGTTTCTAAGAGGATGTGTAAACAAGTGGAAGAAAATGAGGAATGAATTTTTGGCAACACCTTGTAACTATTGGTTTAGATTATCGTCTTCTATTCCCAAGGATGTTCCAAAGGGTCACTTGGTTGTTTATGTAGGAGAGAATTGTAAGAGATTTGTCATCAAGGTTGTATTGCTTAATCATCCACTTTTTAAAGCTTTGTTGGAACAAGCTCGAGAAGAATATGATTTCATTGCTGATTCTAAACTTTGTATTCCTT TTGCTGCTATAATTAAGGAAGGTGAGGCAAGGATCAAGGAGCAGTTACGTGACTGTGCTAATACGCCCCCGCAAGATGGAGGAGTGGTCAACGACACCAATCTTGGAGAGAAGAAACTCATGACGAGGTCGAGAGAGTGGTTTCGTTAG